Proteins from one Candidatus Equadaptatus faecalis genomic window:
- a CDS encoding acyl-CoA thioesterase has product MHNFRLVTTIRVRYAETDQMGVANNANYLTWFEVCRTELCRNCGMPPAVWEKEGFFLPVAECGCRYRHPAVYDDLVQLWCMPEKVMPCSVTFRYRAVRESDGCLLAEGWTKHAVTDAQGKLVRKDNAFYRWMLDEEKKFQSEE; this is encoded by the coding sequence ATGCACAATTTCAGGCTCGTTACAACAATCCGCGTGCGCTATGCAGAGACAGACCAGATGGGCGTTGCCAACAACGCAAATTATCTTACCTGGTTTGAGGTATGCCGCACGGAGCTGTGCCGAAACTGCGGAATGCCGCCTGCCGTATGGGAGAAGGAGGGTTTTTTCCTTCCCGTAGCAGAGTGCGGATGCAGATACCGGCACCCTGCGGTGTATGACGATCTTGTACAGCTCTGGTGTATGCCCGAGAAAGTTATGCCGTGCAGCGTAACGTTCCGTTACAGGGCTGTACGCGAAAGCGACGGCTGTCTGCTTGCCGAGGGCTGGACGAAGCACGCCGTTACAGACGCGCAGGGAAAGCTTGTCCGCAAGGACAACGCTTTCTACCGCTGGATGCTTGATGAGGAAAAGAAGTTTCAGTCCGAGGAATAG